One Drosophila subobscura isolate 14011-0131.10 chromosome U, UCBerk_Dsub_1.0, whole genome shotgun sequence DNA window includes the following coding sequences:
- the LOC117900086 gene encoding uncharacterized protein LOC117900086 isoform X1, with the protein MDAQFEHLCRICAANTKSKNNSVVESVFIFKTQGLKDKISRHLYLNVAEEDPLPKVLCKSCYRQVEATSSLSNIAKHTQLVFRDFLLSTVPKNDREATAARLDMSMDQRAEKRVENPSVTDEFRPIFLSRAPETTMTVSTPQAGRKEQEDVVVGARLKDIRIEPRRDRPLPAPSSSYNNSCMISISTGTSNNTLPARRSSVFVDTRYGSAPMSIAQRSMQHPPSLAPLHTETRTLKTSKHSTEQKQSPAGVINFIQTHGRVTGNAPTFSSSSTSTKKDDAGQRDSNSNRTDNRNVHPSSVLAPQSSSSVGMPNLPNSVLQQKRRNLKNALNNIKAINSGQVSLLKSSQSRPPVEDVRPVVTTTVVPHQSLYGCEPCVEEALPEHIIIAAPKKKKDSGHHLAQKVPSKHRKIVPSPTKSAPVTLDLTLTPTGPHHVGSGPAQSIPNVTSLTDAISLGSVIRDPDLLRLILKALKWPVSEGNCEEQMTRLKNSKFAGIMSDNNLLQDTDLTQLLGPYLAPMLALAKQHENQSPTSVFASNSMANSSQASNEVINIADLSSAMPYKLPPETSVQLVPSSPTDQEPPQLRHIKTVDVPAVKRPQRKMRARELVSGKSSAAATTSNAERVTNELLNINSMLLSQFRSNPADALNEALVSMLKEQQESKDQQTKSHRRRSASISNLNLEDIVLVEPQPDLLLDAQDVSDVSEVNEQPQTSFITRPIVKRRTTVIPSAELPETIEPEHVVEPLTPTKGNKNDVTTEPSVFENAETDANIDEKSPEPQEALEEAPTSTVPEATTNDSVTPNTQEPEPETTTDAATTGNLNESEGVGKTGARKSDVKSALGQKLLEAIGLPQSNDVPPESSRDTLRSALKRSLKKAQEQQQQLKRVKQEEPVKQFADSTTKPSASESAEEHKKAIAERELALLKRKSKVSEESKATTKDEKSERTDVSSSSSRNRRNRKSKTDLLVEDSADEEKKPERWDEDDDLPLKTEGEKALERSGSSGSNRPARTSKTMSKYYKGPSGEKPLTSSALKSQHSMGTRSTRQR; encoded by the exons ATGGATGCACAATTTGAGCACTTGTGTCGTATTTGTGCGGCCAACACTAAGAGCAAGAACAACTCGGTGGTCGAAAGTGTTTTCATATTCAAGACCCAAGGTTTGAAGGATAAAATATCGCGTCATCTTTACCTAAAT GTGGCTGAGGAGGACCCACTGCCCAAGGTACTCTGCAAATCCTGCTATCGTCAGGTGGAGGCCACATCTTCGCTTTCAAACATagcaaagcacacacagcTTGTTTTTCGGGACTTTCTACTAAGCACAGTg CCGAAAAATGATCGCGAAGCAACGGCTGCTAGGCTCGACATGTCAATGGATCAGAGAGCTGAAAAAAGAGTGGAAAACCCTTCGGTGACTGATGAATTCCGTCCGATTTTTCTGTCCCGTGCACCTGAGACCACCATGACTGTATCTACGCCCCAGGCGGGCCGCAAAGAACAGGAAGACGTCGTCGTGGGTGCTAGATTGAAGGATATCCGCATCGAGCCACGAAGGGATCGGCCCCTGCCAGCTCCATCTTCCAGCTATAATAATAGCTGCATGATCAGCATAAGCACCGGGACAAGCAACAATACTTTACCAGCGCGGCGCAGCAGCGTCTTTGTTGACACGCGTTACGGCTCGGCACCAATGTCGATAGCACAGCGTTCGATGCAGCATCCGCCATCCTTGGCGCCACTGCATACGGAAACAAGGACTTTAAAAACATCAAAGCACAGCACGGAACAGAAACAGTCGCCGGCAGGCGTGATTAACTTTATTCAAACGCATGGACGTGTGACGGGCAATGCGCCTACTttcagtagcagcagcacaagcaccAAAAAGGACGATGCAGGACAAAGGGACTCCAACTCCAATCGTACGGATAACAGAAATGTTCATCCTTCTTCCGTGCTGGCTCCACAATCTTCCAGTAGCGTCGGCATGCCCAATCTACCCAATAGCGTGCTGCAGCAAAAACGGAGAAATctcaaaaatgcattaaacaaTATAAAGGCCATAAACAGTGGACAGGTATCACTGCTGAAATCGTCCCAAAGTCGACCACCAGTTGAGGATGTTAGACCCGTGGTCACCACCACGGTAGTGCCACACCAATCCCTGTACGGATGTGAGCCATGCGTGGAAGAAGCACTGCCAGAGCACATTATAATAGCGGCACCCAAGAAGAAAAAGGATTCTGGCCACCACTTGGCTCAAAAGGTGCCATCCAAGCATAGAAAGATTGTTCCAAGCCCAACGAAATCCGCGCCTGTCACGCTCGACTTAACCTTAACACCCACCGGTCCACACCATGTCGGTTCTGGACCAGCTCAATCGATACCCAATGTGACCAGTCTTACGGATGCCATTTCATTGGGCAGTGTTATACGGGATCCTGACTTGTTGAGGCTTATTCTGAAGGCGCTGAAGTGGCCAGTGTCAGAGGGAAATTGTGAAGAGCAAATGACGCGTTTAAAGAACTCCAAGTTTGCGGGTATTATGTCTGATAACAATCTCTTGCAAGACACTGATCTCACACAGCTGCTCGGGCCGTACTTGGCCCCCATGCTGGCATTGGCTAAGCAACACGAAAATCAATCGCCAACATCCGTGTTCGCATCCAACTCGATGGCTAACTCTTCACAGGCGTCCAATGAGGTTATAAACATTGCAGACTTATCGAGCGCAATGCCATATAAGTTGCCTCCGGAAACGTCCGTGCAATTGGTGCCATCCAGTCCCACGGATCAGGAGCCACCACAACTGAGGCACATAAAGACAGTCGATGTGCCCGCTGTGAAGCGTCCGCAACGAAAGATGCGAGCACGCGAATTAGTTTCCGGAAAGTCTTCGGCCGCAGCAACGACATCGAATGCGGAACGTGTAACCAACGAGCTGCTGAACATCAACTCTATGTTATTATCGCAATTCAGATCGAATCCAGCCGATGCGCTAAACGAGGCACTTGTTTCAATGCTAAAGGAACAGCAGGAGTCAAAAGATCAACAAACTAAAAGTCACCGCCGTCGTAGCGCTTCCATTAGTAATCTCAATTTGGAAGATATTGTGCTGGTCGAGCCGCAACCTGACCTACTACTGGACGCTCAAGATGTTTCTGATGTAAGTGAGGTAAACGAGCAACCCCAAACATCGTTCATAACACGACCAATTGTGAAGAGGCGCACGACCGTCATTCCGTCAGCGGAACTACCTGAAACCATAGAGCCAGAACACGTGGTAGAACCTTTGACACCCActaaaggcaataaaaatgatGTTACCACTGAGCCTAGCGTATTTGAGAATGCCGAAACTGATGCAAATATCGATGAGAAATCGCCAGAGCCTCAAGAGGCATTGGAAGAGGCACCCACTAGCACCGTTCCGGAAGCCACAACCAACGACAGTGTCACACCCAACACTCAGGAACCTGAACCTGAGACAACTACTGATGCAGCTACTACAGGTAATTTAAACGAAAGCGAAGGTGTCGGCAAAACTGGAGCACGCAAATCGGATGTCAAGTCTGCGCTGGGTCAAAAACTGCTAGAGGCAATTGGTCTGCCACAGAGTAACGATGTGCCACCGGAGAGCTCGCGCGATACACTCCGAAGTGCACTGAAACGATCTCTGAAAAAGGcccaggagcaacagcaacaattgaaACGAgtcaagcaggaggagccagTGAAACAATTTGCAGATTCAACCACCAAGCCGAGCGCTTCTGAGTCAGCGGAGGAGCATAAGAAAGCGATAGCTGAGCGAGAGCTGGCGCTGCTGAAACGCAAATCCAAAGTATCCGAAGAGAGTAAAGCAACGACAAAAGA TGAAAAATCGGAACGGACGGATGTAAGCTCTTCCTCGTCGCGGAATCGTCGTAACCGCAAATCCAAGACGGACTTATTGGTGGAAGACTCAGCGGATGAGGAAAAGAAACCCGAGCGTtgggatgaggatgatgactTGCCATTGAAAACGGAAGGGGAGAAAGCCTTAGAaaggagcggcagcagtggcagcaatcGCCCCGCACGCACCAGCAAGACTATGTCCAAGTATTATAAGGGACCCAGCGGTGAAAAACCGTTAACATCCTCCGCCCTGAAATCACAACACTCAATGGGTACACGATCAACACGGCAACGTTGA
- the LOC117900086 gene encoding uncharacterized protein LOC117900086 isoform X2 — protein MDAQFEHLCRICAANTKSKNNSVVESVFIFKTQGLKDKISRHLYLNVAEEDPLPKVLCKSCYRQVEATSSLSNIAKHTQLVFRDFLLSTVPKNDREATAARLDMSMDQRAEKRVENPSVTDEFRPIFLSRAPETTMTVSTPQAGRKEQEDVVVGARLKDIRIEPRRDRPLPAPSSSYNNSCMISISTGTSNNTLPARRSSVFVDTRYGSAPMSIAQRSMQHPPSLAPLHTETRTLKTSKHSTEQKQSPAGVINFIQTHGRVTGNAPTFSSSSTSTKKDDAGQRDSNSNRTDNRNVHPSSVLAPQSSSSVGMPNLPNSVLQQKRRNLKNALNNIKAINSGQVSLLKSSQSRPPVEDVRPVVTTTVVPHQSLYGCEPCVEEALPEHIIIAAPKKKKDSGHHLAQKVPSKHRKIVPSPTKSAPVTLDLTLTPTGPHHVGSGPAQSIPNVTSLTDAISLGSVIRDPDLLRLILKALKWPVSEGNCEEQMTRLKNSKFAGIMSDNNLLQDTDLTQLLGPYLAPMLALAKQHENQSPTSVFASNSMANSSQASNEVINIADLSSAMPYKLPPETSVQLVPSSPTDQEPPQLRHIKTVDVPAVKRPQRKMRARELVSGKSSAAATTSNAERVTNELLNINSMLLSQFRSNPADALNEALVSMLKEQQESKDQQTKSHRRRSASISNLNLEDIVLVEPQPDLLLDAQDVSDVSEVNEQPQTSFTAELPETIEPEHVVEPLTPTKGNKNDVTTEPSVFENAETDANIDEKSPEPQEALEEAPTSTVPEATTNDSVTPNTQEPEPETTTDAATTGNLNESEGVGKTGARKSDVKSALGQKLLEAIGLPQSNDVPPESSRDTLRSALKRSLKKAQEQQQQLKRVKQEEPVKQFADSTTKPSASESAEEHKKAIAERELALLKRKSKVSEESKATTKDEKSERTDVSSSSSRNRRNRKSKTDLLVEDSADEEKKPERWDEDDDLPLKTEGEKALERSGSSGSNRPARTSKTMSKYYKGPSGEKPLTSSALKSQHSMGTRSTRQR, from the exons ATGGATGCACAATTTGAGCACTTGTGTCGTATTTGTGCGGCCAACACTAAGAGCAAGAACAACTCGGTGGTCGAAAGTGTTTTCATATTCAAGACCCAAGGTTTGAAGGATAAAATATCGCGTCATCTTTACCTAAAT GTGGCTGAGGAGGACCCACTGCCCAAGGTACTCTGCAAATCCTGCTATCGTCAGGTGGAGGCCACATCTTCGCTTTCAAACATagcaaagcacacacagcTTGTTTTTCGGGACTTTCTACTAAGCACAGTg CCGAAAAATGATCGCGAAGCAACGGCTGCTAGGCTCGACATGTCAATGGATCAGAGAGCTGAAAAAAGAGTGGAAAACCCTTCGGTGACTGATGAATTCCGTCCGATTTTTCTGTCCCGTGCACCTGAGACCACCATGACTGTATCTACGCCCCAGGCGGGCCGCAAAGAACAGGAAGACGTCGTCGTGGGTGCTAGATTGAAGGATATCCGCATCGAGCCACGAAGGGATCGGCCCCTGCCAGCTCCATCTTCCAGCTATAATAATAGCTGCATGATCAGCATAAGCACCGGGACAAGCAACAATACTTTACCAGCGCGGCGCAGCAGCGTCTTTGTTGACACGCGTTACGGCTCGGCACCAATGTCGATAGCACAGCGTTCGATGCAGCATCCGCCATCCTTGGCGCCACTGCATACGGAAACAAGGACTTTAAAAACATCAAAGCACAGCACGGAACAGAAACAGTCGCCGGCAGGCGTGATTAACTTTATTCAAACGCATGGACGTGTGACGGGCAATGCGCCTACTttcagtagcagcagcacaagcaccAAAAAGGACGATGCAGGACAAAGGGACTCCAACTCCAATCGTACGGATAACAGAAATGTTCATCCTTCTTCCGTGCTGGCTCCACAATCTTCCAGTAGCGTCGGCATGCCCAATCTACCCAATAGCGTGCTGCAGCAAAAACGGAGAAATctcaaaaatgcattaaacaaTATAAAGGCCATAAACAGTGGACAGGTATCACTGCTGAAATCGTCCCAAAGTCGACCACCAGTTGAGGATGTTAGACCCGTGGTCACCACCACGGTAGTGCCACACCAATCCCTGTACGGATGTGAGCCATGCGTGGAAGAAGCACTGCCAGAGCACATTATAATAGCGGCACCCAAGAAGAAAAAGGATTCTGGCCACCACTTGGCTCAAAAGGTGCCATCCAAGCATAGAAAGATTGTTCCAAGCCCAACGAAATCCGCGCCTGTCACGCTCGACTTAACCTTAACACCCACCGGTCCACACCATGTCGGTTCTGGACCAGCTCAATCGATACCCAATGTGACCAGTCTTACGGATGCCATTTCATTGGGCAGTGTTATACGGGATCCTGACTTGTTGAGGCTTATTCTGAAGGCGCTGAAGTGGCCAGTGTCAGAGGGAAATTGTGAAGAGCAAATGACGCGTTTAAAGAACTCCAAGTTTGCGGGTATTATGTCTGATAACAATCTCTTGCAAGACACTGATCTCACACAGCTGCTCGGGCCGTACTTGGCCCCCATGCTGGCATTGGCTAAGCAACACGAAAATCAATCGCCAACATCCGTGTTCGCATCCAACTCGATGGCTAACTCTTCACAGGCGTCCAATGAGGTTATAAACATTGCAGACTTATCGAGCGCAATGCCATATAAGTTGCCTCCGGAAACGTCCGTGCAATTGGTGCCATCCAGTCCCACGGATCAGGAGCCACCACAACTGAGGCACATAAAGACAGTCGATGTGCCCGCTGTGAAGCGTCCGCAACGAAAGATGCGAGCACGCGAATTAGTTTCCGGAAAGTCTTCGGCCGCAGCAACGACATCGAATGCGGAACGTGTAACCAACGAGCTGCTGAACATCAACTCTATGTTATTATCGCAATTCAGATCGAATCCAGCCGATGCGCTAAACGAGGCACTTGTTTCAATGCTAAAGGAACAGCAGGAGTCAAAAGATCAACAAACTAAAAGTCACCGCCGTCGTAGCGCTTCCATTAGTAATCTCAATTTGGAAGATATTGTGCTGGTCGAGCCGCAACCTGACCTACTACTGGACGCTCAAGATGTTTCTGATGTAAGTGAGGTAAACGAGCAACCCCAAACATCGTTCA CAGCGGAACTACCTGAAACCATAGAGCCAGAACACGTGGTAGAACCTTTGACACCCActaaaggcaataaaaatgatGTTACCACTGAGCCTAGCGTATTTGAGAATGCCGAAACTGATGCAAATATCGATGAGAAATCGCCAGAGCCTCAAGAGGCATTGGAAGAGGCACCCACTAGCACCGTTCCGGAAGCCACAACCAACGACAGTGTCACACCCAACACTCAGGAACCTGAACCTGAGACAACTACTGATGCAGCTACTACAGGTAATTTAAACGAAAGCGAAGGTGTCGGCAAAACTGGAGCACGCAAATCGGATGTCAAGTCTGCGCTGGGTCAAAAACTGCTAGAGGCAATTGGTCTGCCACAGAGTAACGATGTGCCACCGGAGAGCTCGCGCGATACACTCCGAAGTGCACTGAAACGATCTCTGAAAAAGGcccaggagcaacagcaacaattgaaACGAgtcaagcaggaggagccagTGAAACAATTTGCAGATTCAACCACCAAGCCGAGCGCTTCTGAGTCAGCGGAGGAGCATAAGAAAGCGATAGCTGAGCGAGAGCTGGCGCTGCTGAAACGCAAATCCAAAGTATCCGAAGAGAGTAAAGCAACGACAAAAGA TGAAAAATCGGAACGGACGGATGTAAGCTCTTCCTCGTCGCGGAATCGTCGTAACCGCAAATCCAAGACGGACTTATTGGTGGAAGACTCAGCGGATGAGGAAAAGAAACCCGAGCGTtgggatgaggatgatgactTGCCATTGAAAACGGAAGGGGAGAAAGCCTTAGAaaggagcggcagcagtggcagcaatcGCCCCGCACGCACCAGCAAGACTATGTCCAAGTATTATAAGGGACCCAGCGGTGAAAAACCGTTAACATCCTCCGCCCTGAAATCACAACACTCAATGGGTACACGATCAACACGGCAACGTTGA
- the LOC117900088 gene encoding galectin-9 isoform X2, whose product MNICCGKRKREANYGSDEEHQQHFLQDEASFYEYSDALPKYSNEQIGKLSEGVSFTITGSIAINCERFSINFVYANETRDVALHINPRLPQNYIVRNSKVADIWGSEEVSSALPFLLRRGDKFAIQVLITDACYMISVNGNHFAEYAHRIPYGAVQLLEVKGDVENVEMQRIVVENYPQRLPESQAKKIELHIVEGLDEIDANVEEAINIPHEWCLISAPVTHTDSSPKSTHSTTDAGLTLPYYGALPANSLFEGRCLKIEGRVRLLPHSFYINLQQGRDIWPHPVIAFHLNPRFSKASSGAIGKAVVCRNAWYNGSWAVEERSELDTNFRPGRTFSLAIVCAKESFEVYVNKQFITEFKYKVSPEIVDTVYIQGDVKLWNVTLEHNPKVKGKNMRIYHNPMMDDEY is encoded by the exons ATGAATATCTGCTGTGGAAAGCGAAAGCGTGAGGCGAACTATGGCAGCGATGAAGAACATCAGCAGCACTTTTTACAGGATGAA GCCTCATTTTACGAGTATTCCGATGCACTGCCCAAGTACAGCAACGAACAAATTGGTAAACTAAGCGAAGGAGTGAGCTTCACCATTACTGGCAGCATAGCAATTAACTGCGAAAG ATTCTCCATCAATTTTGTGTACGCCAATGAGACGCGGGATGTGGCGCTACACATTAACCCACGATTGCCACAGAATTATATCGTGCGCAACAGCAAAGTGGCCGATATATGGGGCAGCGAGGAAGTCTCATCAGCACTGCCATTTTTGCTGCGCAGAGGCGATAAATTCGCTATACAAGTGCTCATCACAGACGCCTGCTATATGATCTCGGTGAATGGCAATCACTTTGCTGAGTATGCCCATCGGATTCCTTATGGCGCAGTTCAACTGCTGGAGGTTAAGGGCgatgtggaaaatgtggaaatgcaGCGAATCGTGGTGGAAAACTATCCTCAACGACTGCCCGAGTCACAGGCCAAGAAAATTGAGCTGCACATAGTGGAAGGACTCGATGAAATCGATGCCAACGTGGAGGAGGCCATCAATATACCTCATGAGTGGTGCCTCATCAGTGCGCCAGTTACCCATACAGATAGTTCCCCgaagagcacacacagcacaaccGATGCTGGACTCACATTGCCGTATTATGGTGCTCTGCCAGCAAACTCTCTATTCGAGGGCAGATGCTTGAAGATCGAAGGACGCGTGCGGCTGCTTCCGCATTCATTCTACATCAACCTGCAGCAGGGCCGGGACATATGGCCTCATCCTGTAATAGCATTCCATTTAAATCCACGCTTCTCGAAGGCAAGCAGTGGAGCAATCGGCAAAGCTGTGGTCTGCCGCAATGCCTGGTACAATGGCAGCTGGGCGGTGGAGGAACGCTCAGAGTTGGATACCAATTTCCGTCCCGGGCGTACATTTAGCTTGGCCATTGTATGTGCCAAGGAATCATTTGAAGTCTATGTCAACAAGCAGTTTATTACGGAGTTTAAATACAAAGTTAGCCCCGAGATAGTGGACACTGTGTACATACAAGGAGATGTCAAGCTATGGAACGTCACACTGGAGCACAATCCAAAGGTTAAGGGCAAGAATATGCGAATCTATCACAATCCAATGATGGATGATGAATATTAG
- the LOC117900088 gene encoding galectin-9 isoform X1 yields the protein MTAIILLVCRSVRELLDLSDALWQNAFNIERSLTYYHTKRRLELFRFHCREFWLRQSKTNAKNMHRRRDVVDFAAIEAGAECNQMIGNFNDTAEELHLRFQESERQHLRQLDYLADIEVVDGSEFNASFYEYSDALPKYSNEQIGKLSEGVSFTITGSIAINCERFSINFVYANETRDVALHINPRLPQNYIVRNSKVADIWGSEEVSSALPFLLRRGDKFAIQVLITDACYMISVNGNHFAEYAHRIPYGAVQLLEVKGDVENVEMQRIVVENYPQRLPESQAKKIELHIVEGLDEIDANVEEAINIPHEWCLISAPVTHTDSSPKSTHSTTDAGLTLPYYGALPANSLFEGRCLKIEGRVRLLPHSFYINLQQGRDIWPHPVIAFHLNPRFSKASSGAIGKAVVCRNAWYNGSWAVEERSELDTNFRPGRTFSLAIVCAKESFEVYVNKQFITEFKYKVSPEIVDTVYIQGDVKLWNVTLEHNPKVKGKNMRIYHNPMMDDEY from the exons atGACGGCAATAATACTACTAGTCTGTCGCTCCGTTCGCGAACTCCTCGATCTGTCGGATGCATTGTGGCAAAACGCATTTAACATTGAGCGCAGTTTAACCTACTACCACACCAAGCGTCGTCTAGAATTGTTTCGATTTCATTGCCGGGAGTTCTGGTTGCGTCAGAGCAAAACAAACGCGAAAAACATGCACCGTAGGAGAGatgttgttgattttgctgCCATTGAGGCCGGCGCAGAGTGTAACCAAATGATTGGAAATTTCAACGACACAGCCGAGGAGCTGCATTTAAGGTTTCAGGAATCGGAGCGTCAGCACCTTCGCCAGCTGGATTATTTGGCTGACATCGAAGTTGTCGATGGCAGTGAGTTCAAT GCCTCATTTTACGAGTATTCCGATGCACTGCCCAAGTACAGCAACGAACAAATTGGTAAACTAAGCGAAGGAGTGAGCTTCACCATTACTGGCAGCATAGCAATTAACTGCGAAAG ATTCTCCATCAATTTTGTGTACGCCAATGAGACGCGGGATGTGGCGCTACACATTAACCCACGATTGCCACAGAATTATATCGTGCGCAACAGCAAAGTGGCCGATATATGGGGCAGCGAGGAAGTCTCATCAGCACTGCCATTTTTGCTGCGCAGAGGCGATAAATTCGCTATACAAGTGCTCATCACAGACGCCTGCTATATGATCTCGGTGAATGGCAATCACTTTGCTGAGTATGCCCATCGGATTCCTTATGGCGCAGTTCAACTGCTGGAGGTTAAGGGCgatgtggaaaatgtggaaatgcaGCGAATCGTGGTGGAAAACTATCCTCAACGACTGCCCGAGTCACAGGCCAAGAAAATTGAGCTGCACATAGTGGAAGGACTCGATGAAATCGATGCCAACGTGGAGGAGGCCATCAATATACCTCATGAGTGGTGCCTCATCAGTGCGCCAGTTACCCATACAGATAGTTCCCCgaagagcacacacagcacaaccGATGCTGGACTCACATTGCCGTATTATGGTGCTCTGCCAGCAAACTCTCTATTCGAGGGCAGATGCTTGAAGATCGAAGGACGCGTGCGGCTGCTTCCGCATTCATTCTACATCAACCTGCAGCAGGGCCGGGACATATGGCCTCATCCTGTAATAGCATTCCATTTAAATCCACGCTTCTCGAAGGCAAGCAGTGGAGCAATCGGCAAAGCTGTGGTCTGCCGCAATGCCTGGTACAATGGCAGCTGGGCGGTGGAGGAACGCTCAGAGTTGGATACCAATTTCCGTCCCGGGCGTACATTTAGCTTGGCCATTGTATGTGCCAAGGAATCATTTGAAGTCTATGTCAACAAGCAGTTTATTACGGAGTTTAAATACAAAGTTAGCCCCGAGATAGTGGACACTGTGTACATACAAGGAGATGTCAAGCTATGGAACGTCACACTGGAGCACAATCCAAAGGTTAAGGGCAAGAATATGCGAATCTATCACAATCCAATGATGGATGATGAATATTAG
- the LOC117900088 gene encoding galectin-9 isoform X3 produces MCLGVLCRKLLCCCDQAKQGGLNEASFYEYSDALPKYSNEQIGKLSEGVSFTITGSIAINCERFSINFVYANETRDVALHINPRLPQNYIVRNSKVADIWGSEEVSSALPFLLRRGDKFAIQVLITDACYMISVNGNHFAEYAHRIPYGAVQLLEVKGDVENVEMQRIVVENYPQRLPESQAKKIELHIVEGLDEIDANVEEAINIPHEWCLISAPVTHTDSSPKSTHSTTDAGLTLPYYGALPANSLFEGRCLKIEGRVRLLPHSFYINLQQGRDIWPHPVIAFHLNPRFSKASSGAIGKAVVCRNAWYNGSWAVEERSELDTNFRPGRTFSLAIVCAKESFEVYVNKQFITEFKYKVSPEIVDTVYIQGDVKLWNVTLEHNPKVKGKNMRIYHNPMMDDEY; encoded by the exons ATGTGTCTGGGGGTTTTATGTAGAAAGCTTCTCTGCTGTTGTGACCAGGCCAAACAAGGCGGTTTGAATGAG GCCTCATTTTACGAGTATTCCGATGCACTGCCCAAGTACAGCAACGAACAAATTGGTAAACTAAGCGAAGGAGTGAGCTTCACCATTACTGGCAGCATAGCAATTAACTGCGAAAG ATTCTCCATCAATTTTGTGTACGCCAATGAGACGCGGGATGTGGCGCTACACATTAACCCACGATTGCCACAGAATTATATCGTGCGCAACAGCAAAGTGGCCGATATATGGGGCAGCGAGGAAGTCTCATCAGCACTGCCATTTTTGCTGCGCAGAGGCGATAAATTCGCTATACAAGTGCTCATCACAGACGCCTGCTATATGATCTCGGTGAATGGCAATCACTTTGCTGAGTATGCCCATCGGATTCCTTATGGCGCAGTTCAACTGCTGGAGGTTAAGGGCgatgtggaaaatgtggaaatgcaGCGAATCGTGGTGGAAAACTATCCTCAACGACTGCCCGAGTCACAGGCCAAGAAAATTGAGCTGCACATAGTGGAAGGACTCGATGAAATCGATGCCAACGTGGAGGAGGCCATCAATATACCTCATGAGTGGTGCCTCATCAGTGCGCCAGTTACCCATACAGATAGTTCCCCgaagagcacacacagcacaaccGATGCTGGACTCACATTGCCGTATTATGGTGCTCTGCCAGCAAACTCTCTATTCGAGGGCAGATGCTTGAAGATCGAAGGACGCGTGCGGCTGCTTCCGCATTCATTCTACATCAACCTGCAGCAGGGCCGGGACATATGGCCTCATCCTGTAATAGCATTCCATTTAAATCCACGCTTCTCGAAGGCAAGCAGTGGAGCAATCGGCAAAGCTGTGGTCTGCCGCAATGCCTGGTACAATGGCAGCTGGGCGGTGGAGGAACGCTCAGAGTTGGATACCAATTTCCGTCCCGGGCGTACATTTAGCTTGGCCATTGTATGTGCCAAGGAATCATTTGAAGTCTATGTCAACAAGCAGTTTATTACGGAGTTTAAATACAAAGTTAGCCCCGAGATAGTGGACACTGTGTACATACAAGGAGATGTCAAGCTATGGAACGTCACACTGGAGCACAATCCAAAGGTTAAGGGCAAGAATATGCGAATCTATCACAATCCAATGATGGATGATGAATATTAG